In Paraburkholderia phenazinium, the following are encoded in one genomic region:
- a CDS encoding electron transfer flavoprotein subunit beta/FixA family protein, whose product MKILVPVKRVVDYNVKVRVKSDGTGVDIANVKMSMNPFDEIAVEEAVRLREAGVATEVIAVSAGVAQAQETLRTALAIGADRAILIESNEDLQPLAVAKLLKALVDKEQPSLVILGKQAIDDDSNQTGQMLAALANLPQATFASKVVVADGKATVSREVDGGAETLALTLPAVITTDLRLNEPRYVTLPNIMKAKKKPLETLKPEDLGVDVTPRLKTLKVVEPPKRSAGVKVADVKTLVEKLKTEAKVL is encoded by the coding sequence ATGAAAATCCTGGTGCCAGTCAAGAGAGTGGTCGATTACAACGTGAAAGTCCGGGTGAAGTCGGACGGCACGGGTGTCGACATTGCGAATGTAAAGATGTCGATGAATCCGTTCGACGAGATCGCCGTGGAAGAAGCGGTGCGTCTGCGGGAAGCGGGTGTGGCGACGGAAGTGATCGCCGTGTCGGCGGGTGTCGCGCAGGCGCAGGAAACGCTGCGTACGGCGCTGGCGATCGGCGCGGACCGCGCGATCCTGATCGAGTCGAACGAAGACCTGCAGCCGCTGGCCGTGGCCAAGCTGCTCAAGGCGCTGGTCGACAAGGAACAGCCTTCGCTGGTGATTCTCGGCAAGCAGGCCATCGACGACGATTCGAACCAGACCGGTCAGATGCTGGCTGCGCTGGCGAATCTGCCGCAAGCGACGTTCGCCTCGAAGGTGGTCGTGGCCGACGGCAAGGCAACGGTGTCGCGCGAAGTGGACGGCGGGGCGGAAACGCTGGCGCTGACGCTGCCGGCCGTGATCACCACCGATCTGCGCCTGAACGAGCCGCGCTATGTGACGCTGCCGAACATCATGAAGGCCAAGAAAAAGCCGCTGGAAACGCTCAAGCCGGAAGACCTCGGCGTTGATGTGACGCCGCGTCTGAAAACGCTGAAGGTCGTCGAGCCGCCCAAGCGCAGCGCCGGTGTGAAGGTTGCTGACGTGAAGACGCTGGTCGAGAAGCTGAAGACCGAAGCCAAGGTGCTCTAA
- a CDS encoding electron transfer flavoprotein subunit alpha/FixB family protein, with translation MTILVIAEHDNASLKAATLNTVAAAAKIGGDVHVLIAGHNAQGAADAAAKVAGVAKVLLADAPQLEAGLAENVEATVLNIAKDYSHILAPATAYGKNIAPRIAAKLDVAQISDITAVDSADTFERPIYAGNAIATVQSGDPIKVITVRTTGFDPVAAEGGSAAVEKIAAAADSGLSQFVSREVTKLDRPELTSASIIVSGGRGLGSGENYTKVLEPLADKLGAALGASRAAVDAGFVPNDYQVGQTGKIVAPQLYVAVGISGAIQHLAGMKDSKVIVAINKDPEAPIFSVADYGLVGDLFTVVPELVSELG, from the coding sequence ATGACGATTCTGGTAATTGCGGAACACGACAACGCGTCGCTGAAAGCGGCGACGCTCAATACGGTTGCGGCAGCCGCGAAGATTGGCGGCGACGTCCACGTGCTGATCGCGGGTCACAACGCGCAAGGCGCGGCGGATGCGGCAGCGAAGGTTGCAGGCGTCGCCAAGGTGTTGCTGGCCGATGCGCCGCAACTCGAAGCGGGCCTCGCGGAAAACGTCGAAGCCACGGTGTTGAACATTGCGAAGGACTACTCGCATATCCTGGCGCCGGCTACCGCTTACGGCAAGAACATCGCCCCGCGTATCGCCGCGAAGCTCGATGTCGCGCAGATCAGCGATATCACCGCCGTGGATAGCGCCGACACGTTCGAGCGCCCGATCTACGCAGGCAACGCGATCGCGACGGTGCAATCGGGCGACCCGATCAAGGTCATCACGGTGCGTACCACCGGCTTCGACCCGGTGGCGGCAGAAGGCGGCAGCGCAGCGGTCGAGAAGATCGCCGCCGCAGCCGACAGCGGCCTGTCGCAGTTCGTTAGCCGTGAAGTGACGAAGCTGGACCGTCCGGAACTGACCTCGGCGTCGATCATCGTTTCCGGTGGTCGGGGTCTGGGCAGCGGCGAGAATTACACCAAGGTGCTCGAGCCGCTGGCGGACAAGCTCGGCGCGGCCCTCGGTGCTTCACGCGCCGCAGTCGACGCAGGCTTCGTGCCGAACGACTACCAGGTGGGCCAGACCGGCAAGATCGTCGCGCCGCAACTGTACGTCGCGGTGGGCATCTCGGGTGCGATCCAGCATCTGGCCGGCATGAAGGACTCGAAGGTCATCGTGGCGATCAACAAGGACCCGGAAGCGCCGATTTTCAGCGTCGCCGATTACGGTCTGGTGGGCGATCTGTTCACGGTGGTGCCGGAACTGGTGAGCGAGCTGGGCTAA